One Skermanella pratensis genomic window, TCCGGGGGTCCTGGAACCGCAACCCGCCGTCCGGATACAAGGTGGCGCGCCTGCGCTTCGAGGATGGACGTCCGGCCGGCTTCGAGGATCTTGTGACCGGGTTCCTGTCCGAGGATGGCCGGACCCATTACGCTCGGCTGGCCGGCATCACCCAGGCGCTCGACGGCTCGCTGCTGTTCAGCGACGACACCAACGGGGTGATCTATCGCCTCAGCTACTCCGGCGACGCCACCGCATCCGACGAAGAGGCCCTCCCGTGACCTTTTCGATAGTCGCCCGCTGTCCCCGTACCTGTGAGGTGGGCATCGCGGCCGTCACCGGAATGCCGGGCGTCGGCAAGCTCCTGACCCACGCCGCACCCGGAGCCGGGGCGGTGGCCACCCAGGGCTGGATCAACCCCTACCTGGGCCTGGACGGGCTGGCCCTGCTTCGTGGCGGGCGCCATGACGCCCGGCAGGCGCTGGATGCCATCATCGCCAAGGACGAGGATCGGGATTACCGGCAGGTCGCCATGATCGACCCGGCCGGGAAAACGGCGGTCTGGACCGGGCCGGAATGCGCGGACCATGCCGGCAGCGTGGAGGGTGAAGGGTTTTCGGTCCAGGGCAACCTGCTCACCGGTCCGGATACCCTCCGGGCCTGCGCCGAAGCGTTCGAAGCCCATCACGACGCGGATCTGGCCGTTCGCCTGCTTCATGGACTGGAAGCGGGGGAGCAGGCCGGGGGCGATCGGCGTGGAAGCCAGTCCGCGACGATCTATGTTTTCGCGACGGAGGAGTATCCCCTGTGGGACATCCGCGTCGATTTCCACCGCGAGCCACTGAAGGAACTGCGCAAGGTCTTCGACCGGTTCGCCGCGGAACTGGTCCCCCAGATACGCGACATGCCGCGGCGCGACAACTCGCACGGCCGCCAAAGCCACCGGGGCTATGACGGCCTGAGCTAGATCAGGGGCTAAGAGCGTCTAACAAAACCTTGATGAGAGGCTGGCGCCGCCTATCTGAAGGGCATGGCGAAACCCCTTGTCAGCGATGAGCTGTGGGCGGTCGTGGCGCCGCTGTTGCCGTCCCGTCCGCCCCGTCCGAAAGGTGGTCGGCCGCCGGTCGATGACCGGGCGGCGCTGACCGGCATCCTGTTCGTGTTGAAAAGTGGCATTCCGTGGGAGATGCTGCCGCAAGAGATGGGCTGTGGCTCGGGCATGACCTGCTGGCGGCGGTTGCGCGACTGGCAGTCCGCGGGGGTCTGGGAGACGTTGCACCACGTTCTTCTGGACCGGCTGGGCAAGGCCAACGCGATCGACTGGAGCCGGGCGGCGCTGGACAGCGCCAGCGTCCCGGCAAAAAGGGGGGCCGGGAGACCGGGCCGAACCCGACCGACCGCGGCAAGCCGGGCTCCAAGCGCCACGTCGTCATCGACGCCAATGGCATCCCGTTGGCCGTGACCCTGTCGGCCGCCAACGTCCACGACAGCCGCATGCTGGAGGCCACGGTGGACGCCATCCCGGCCATTCGCCAGTGCGCCGGACGGCCCCGCCGCCGTCCCGCCAAGCTCCACGCCGACAAGGGTTATGATTTCTCCCGCTGCCGCCGCGCCTTGCGCCGGCGCGCCATCATTCCCCGCATCGCGCGCCGCGGCATCGAAAACAGCGAACGGCTCGGCCGGCACCGCTGGAAGGTCGAACGCACCTTGGCATGGTTCGCCCGATTCCGGCGGATCTCCGTGCGCTACGAACGCCGGATCGATATCTTTGCCGCCTTCAATCACCTCGCCGCAGCCCTCATCACCTTCCGCTTCGTCGAACGATGGTTATGTTAGGCACTCTAAATCAAGGGATGTCGTCGACCGCGACCAGGATGCCGACGCAGCGGTTGAGGGGTTCGGAGATGCCGTCGCTCGTCGGCATCGGCATCCTTGTCTCGCCCATGCCGACGGTTTCGATCAGCCCTGCCGGAACGCCGGCCTGCTCCAGCAGGCTGGCGACCGATCCGGCGCGCGCGAGGGCAAGCTCCTGGTTGAAGGCCGTCGAGCCGACCGTGTCCGTGTAGCCGACGACCTTGATCGACCGGACCCGCAAGTCCGAGATGAAACGACTGGCCGTCATGGTCTTGCGCTCGCCGCCGGGAGTCAGGGTGGCGCTCCCCGGGTTGAAATGGATTTCCTGGATCTTGAACAGCATCTGGCTCAGGTCCGGATGGGTGCCGGCGTTCGCCTGGGTCGGCACCACGGAAGGGTCGGACGGCAGCCGCTCGGCCGGCGCCATGGCGACGACCTGCCGGACCAGGGCGTCGCCCGTCGCCTCTCCTGCCGCGGGCTTGCGCCCCGGCGGACGCGCCGGTTCCTCCGGCCGGGCCGCAACGGTCGGCTCGGGCTTGCGCGGCGGTACCGCCGCCGCGGTCTCCGGCGCCGGGCGGACGGCGCCCGGCTTGGTCGGGGGCAGCTTCGCCGCCGGGGCGCTTTCCGAAGACGGCGAAGCCGAGGGTGGCTCCGCGGGCGGGGCGGCCGCAGTCTCGGGCGGTGGGTCCGGTACGGGATCCGGGGCGGGGGCTGCCCCGGTCGGGGGCTCGGAACCGGGTTCCGGTTCGGCAATGGTGGTCTGCGTCTCCTCGCCGTCGTCCGATTCCAGGGGCGGGATCGACTCCCCGCCGGCGGTGGGCTCGTCGCCCGTGCGTCCCTCGACGGGGGGTGGCTGGTCGCCCGTTGCCGTCCCGGCATCCGTTTCCGCCGTGGCCTCCGGCTCGGCGGCGTCCGGTACCGGTACCGGTTCCGGTGCTGCGGCTACCGGTTCCTGCGGGGGACTTGCCGGTTGGTTCTCCGTGATCGAGTCCTGCGGCGCGGCGGAGCTTTCTTTCTTTTCCGGCTCCCCGTCGCACGCCGCCAAGGCAAAGGTGAGCACAAGACCAATCAAGCAGGCGTTACGCTGCTTCCTCCACGAATTCATTGTCAGGCCCCGTTCCCCGAAATTCTGCGAACGGACCGTAGCCAGCGGACTCGTTGTTTCGCCTGTGGCAATTCGCGGACGCAGGCGCCTTGTCGCCACACTGTGTCGCCGTATGCACAGTTCTTCTATGCTGTTCTAGACGGACGGCTCTCCGTAATCCTTTTGCGCGGGTTATATCCGGCGCTTTTTTAGCTCGCGTACCAGGAAGCGCACCGGATGGAGTGCCGCCATAAGGCCGCTTGCCGCATCGGGGTCGACCGGCCAGGGGCCGCCGCTTATCTGCGCCGCCAGCAGGTCACCCGCCAAGGGGGCGGTGACCAGCCCGCGCGCCCCGAGTCCCGCCATGACCCAGAGGCCGGGATGACAGGCCGCGGCGGCAAAGCTCCGCTCCGGCCGTCCGTGTCTCAGCCCGGCGAAATCGTCGACGAAGCGGTCGCGATCCACGACCGGCCCGACCAGCGGAAGATGGTCGGTGGTCATGGCCCGCAGCGAGGCACGGCCTGTGGGCGTGCCCGTACCCTGGAACAGGCCGGGGAACAGGCTCTCGGTCTCCGCGAGATTGCGGGCGTCGTCGGTGGCTTCCGGCTCCTGCGCCGCCGCCGGAACCTGGTCCCTGACCGTGTCGAAGGTCGCTCCGATCAGGTGCCGGCCCTCCCGCGCCGGGAGGAGATAAGCCCCGTGGCTGATCACGCAGCGCAGGGGAGCGCTGCGCGGGGTGGCCTGCAGGACGGTGACCTGGCCGCGGCGCGGCGACAAGGGCAGCCAGGCGGATTGAGGAAACGCCCGGGAATCCAGGCTGTTCGCCAGCACCACCGCCTCGGCCGGCTCCAAGGCGGTGCCATCGGCGCCGGTCGCGTGCCAGAGGCGCCCGTCATGGACGAGTTCGGCGATCCCGGTGTTCAGCCGGACCGCGGCTGTCCCGTCGAGCAGCGCGCGGGCGAAGGTGGCCGGGTCGATCCAACCGGCCTCCGGAAACCACAGCGCCCCGTGCCGGACCGGTATGCCGGCAAGCTCGCCCGCCTCGCCGGGGCCGACCGCGCGCACCATGCCGGCGGGCAGGATCGGCGTCCGCAACGCCGCTTCATGGCGTTCGGCCTGCCGGTCGTCCGTGGCGAGCTGGAGCACCCCGCAGGCCGAGCGCTCGACCGCCGGTCCCAGCCGGGCCAGCGTGCGAAGCCCGTGGAGATAGGCTTCCGCATGGAAGGTGCGTTCCGGTGAACGGCCCGCCACCAGCCGGGGCATATGGATGCCGGCCGGGTTGCCCGACGCCTCGGCGGCGACCCGACCGCGCCGTTCCGCCAGGGTGACCCGCCATCCCCGCCGCGCCAGCGCCGAGGCCGCCGCCGCGCCGGCGATGCCGCCTCCCACCACCAGGGCCCGGCCGGGCGCCGCGGCGGGAGGCGGAGGCGTGAACCAGGGGGAACTCCCGTCATTCCGGGCGGCGCAGGGTGACCTGTCGGCCGAAGGTACGGAAACCGCGCGGCGTGGCTCCTTCGGCAAGGCTGCGAACCATGCCGTCGGGGTCGTCCACGACGAAACCCGCCAGGATCTCGACGCCGTAGCTGAACAGCCGCGGTGTCAGCGGCGTGCCCGGCCCGGCCAGGGCCACCCGCGATCCGCGAGCGAGGTCGAGCAGACGGGGCAGGGATCGGTTCGCCAGCGTCGACGCGGTGATGACCGCCGCGGCGCAGCCGGGAAGCAGGAAGTCCGCGGCGGCGGCGGGGTACTCGCCGGCGGCGGGCTGGGCGTCGATCACCAGCGCGTGGGGCATCCGGCGGGAGATGTCGGGGAAGGCGCCGACGCAGACGACGCGGCCTTCCTCCGCGGCGAAGGCGTCCAAGCCGTTGCCGCCGCCCGCTTCGAGGTCGGGCCGGTTGTAATGGGCGTTCAGCGCAGCCAGGCCCACCGCCGCCTCGAACAGGTCGGTCGACTGCACCAGCCCGGCAAGGTTGCCCAAGCCCCGCTCCGCATAGGCTTCTAGCGGCCGTCCCGCCTGGTCGGCCCCGCGCGGCAGCCGCGCCAGACCGCAGGCGTCCGATCCCTCGACCAGCATCCAGTGGGCGCTGCGAACGATGCGGCCGACCGGCCTGTCCACGACCCCGAGCAGGAGGTCCCGGTAGAGCCGCTGCCCGCCCCACCATTGCCAAAGCGCCGCCGGGTCGGGGCGCAGCAGGTCGCAGTGGCCGCCGCAGAACTCCAGCCACTCGCCGACCAGCCGTCCGGCGACCGAGGTCAGCACCGGCAGCCCTTCGGCCATGGCCCACAGCAATTCGTCGGCGAGGCCTCCGCCGTCTTTCTCAAGGGCACCGAACTTGTTGACGACGACGAGGTCGGGCTTGCCGTCCAGGGCCGAACGCAGCCGGGATCCCGCTTCGGCGATCCCGGCCGGATCGACCCGGCACGAGGTCGAGCCCGCGCCGAGATCCTGGGAGATGCGGATGACCTCGCCGCTGGCCATGTCGACCAGTTCCATGGCGCACGCGCAGTCGTCGCCGGCTCCCAGGTTCCGCTGGATCAGGCCGGCGACCTTGAAACCGCGACGCTGCAGTTCGCCGGCGAAGTCGCCCAGCAGCGTGTCCGTCATGGCCTTCGGGCCATGGATGACGGCACCGGGCCTCAGTGCCGGCATCGTGACTGGCACCATGTCCAACCTCCAGCATGTCGTGAACCGCTCCCGGGGGAGCGGCGCGGGAGTGTAGGTCATGGCGGCGGCGGTGTCACCGGCTGAGCCGACGCACCGCCCGCGTGCCTTGCGTTACATCTGTTCCTTCTGGGCTCCCGAAGACGGCCGCGCGGGTCCCAGGACCGGCTCGTCGCCGAGCGGGGCGGCCTGCACCGCGGAGAACTGGCCCTTGCCGTCGAGCGACGGGCCCTGGGTGTAGCGACCGGCCGGCGGCGGCGTGCCGTCCTTGTCGGTGCCGAAGAAGGCGTAGCTGTACTCCTGCTTCTCCAGGCTCTGGTCGAAGCTGTTCGGAATCGGCAGCGCGGCGGAGCCGCCCAGTTCCTCGATGACCGCCAGCCACTGCTGCTGGTGCATGGTATCGCGGGCGATCAGGAAGCTCAGCATGTCCTTCATGCCGGGATCATGCGCCGCGTTGTAGAGCCTGACGGCCAGCGTCCGTCCCGTCGCTTCCGCCGTGACGTTGGCGAACATGTCGCCCGCCAGGTTGCCGCTGGCGTAGACGTGCGAGCAGTCGAAGGGAGCGCCGTCGGAGTTGCCGGGGAAGGCGGCGAGGCCGGTCGACAGCAGGTGCTTGTGGAGCATGCCTTCGACCATGTGGCGCGGACGCTCCCCGCCCATGACGGCGTTGACCACCGGGTTCGACTCGGCGGCGGTCTCCTGGAGGGACAGCGGGGCCGATTCCAGGTTCAACGCCACCGCGGTCGCCAGCATCTCGATATGGCCGATCTCCTCGGTCGCGGTATGCAGAAGCATGTCGCGATACTTGGTGGTCGGGCCGCGTGCTCCCCAGGCCTGGAAGAAATACTGCAGGCAGACCCTGATTTCGCCCTCGATGCCGCCGATAGCCTGCTGGAGCTGGCGAGCGAACAACGGATCGGGTGTCTCGACACGGACCGGATACTGAAGCCGCTTGTCGTGATAATACATGGAAAAACCTCCGTCCTTTCGGGAAGACGTTTCCGGCAACAGGACGGAGGCTCGACCGTCTTCGACAAAATCGCCGCTACCCCCAATGCGTGCGATTTAGTCTCATTCAAGATTGGCAGGCCCGACCGGCATCAGCCGGCGCGCAGGCTGTTCGGCGCGGTGTGGATCATCACGTTGCCGACGTCGGCCAGCACCTCCTTCAGGCGGGCCACCATCTTGAGGCCGTCCGCCTCCTTTCCGGCGACGGCGCAGACGACCAGTCGGTCCTGGCCGCTGCCGTCGATCAGGATGTGATCGGTGTGATAGACCCCGGCGTTTTGGGCGATCAGCCCGCTGCCCTTCAGGCGGCTGCGCAGTTCCTCTATGGTCAGGGAAGTGGGGGTAAGGGTGGCGTGACCGGCGGCAATGTCGGTTCTGCTCATGGCGTGCCTTCTGCTCCGATACTCAGGTATGCGGCCCGCGGAAGATCCCGACGCAGCCGGTAAAGAGATGATAGTGCATTGCAACAAAACCATGAGCTGAACTTAAGCGGATGCCGATGACCTTTGGCGGGATCCATCGGGACTACGCCGCAATCCCGGACTTTTTCAAAAGACCATGCGTCGTCACTCCGCCGGGGCGGAGGCCTCCGGCCGGCGGGGCTCGCCGCGGACGCGGCGGGTCGTCCATTCCCGCATGCCTTGGATCGTGACGTAGAGCATGGGGATGACGAACAGCCCCAGGCTCGACGCCGCGATCATGCCGCCGAACACCGCCGTGGAAACGCCGCGCCGGCTCGCCGCAGCGGCACCGACGGCGGTCACCAGCGGTATCAGGCCGAAGATGAAGGCGAGGCTGGTCATGATAACCGCCCGGAAGCGAAGCCGGGCGCCCTCCCGCGCGGCATCCCGGATCGAAGCGCCGGCCTCGCGCTGCTCCTTGGCGAACTCGACGATCAGGATCGCGTTCTTGCTGGCGAGCGCGATCAGAACGACGACGCCGATCTGGGCATAGACGTCGTTCGCCAGTCCCGTCGCCATCAGCGCCAGCATGGCGCCGCACAGGCCGACCGAGACCGAGAGAAGGACCGCGATCGGGATCGTCCAGCTCTCGTACAGAGCGACCAGGAACAGGTAGGCGAACAGCACGGCCAGCGCCAGGATGATCGGCGTCTGCCCCGCCGCCTCCTGCTCCTGCAGCGAAATGCCGGACCAGGCGAAGGTGAAGCCCGGCGGCAGCGTCCGGTCCGCCACCGAGGCCATGGCGGCGAGCCCGTCGCCGGAACTGAACCCCGGCCCCGGCGATCCCTGGATGGCGACGCTGCGGTAGTTGTTGTAGCGGTTGATCGCCTGCGGCCCCAGCTGGAACTGGACCGAGGCGAGGCTTCGGAGCGGCACCATGGACCCGTCGGCGCTCCGGACATGGATGCGCCAGAGGTCTTCCACCTGGTCGCGGTCCCTGGCCTCGGCCTGGACGTTGACTTGCCAGGTGCGGCCGAACCGGTTGAAGTCGTTGACGTAGAAGCCGCCCAGCGTGGTCTGGAGCGCGTTGTAGACGTCGCTGACCTGGACTCCCAGCGCCTGCGCCTTCTCGCGGTCGACCTCGACGAACAGGCGGCGGGTATCCACCCGGTATGTCGTGAAGACCTGGGCGAGGGTCGGGTCCTGGTTGGCCGCGACGACCAGTCCGCCGGCGGCGGCCGCCAGTTGGGCCGGCTCGCCCCCGGTCAGGTCCTGGAGCCGGAAGTCGAACCCCGCGGTATTGCCGAGGCCGGAGATCGGCGGCAGGTTGAAGGCCAGGATCTGGGCGTTGGGCACCGTCGCCGTGCGCTGCCGGATCTGCGACAGCACGCCGAAGGCGGAGGTTTCCGCCTCGGCGCGCTCCTCGAACGGGTCGAGCAGCACCACCATGAAGGCGGCGTTGCCGGCCTGGAGGCTGTCGAGCAGGCTGAACCCCGCCACCGCGGTGACGCTGCGCACGCCGGGAATGTCGCGGACCAGGGCCTCCACGTCGCGGACCACCACCTGGGTGCGGTTGAGCGCCGCGTTCTGCGGCAGACGCAGTTCCATG contains:
- a CDS encoding OmpA family protein, with translation MLTFALAACDGEPEKKESSAAPQDSITENQPASPPQEPVAAAPEPVPVPDAAEPEATAETDAGTATGDQPPPVEGRTGDEPTAGGESIPPLESDDGEETQTTIAEPEPGSEPPTGAAPAPDPVPDPPPETAAAPPAEPPSASPSSESAPAAKLPPTKPGAVRPAPETAAAVPPRKPEPTVAARPEEPARPPGRKPAAGEATGDALVRQVVAMAPAERLPSDPSVVPTQANAGTHPDLSQMLFKIQEIHFNPGSATLTPGGERKTMTASRFISDLRVRSIKVVGYTDTVGSTAFNQELALARAGSVASLLEQAGVPAGLIETVGMGETRMPMPTSDGISEPLNRCVGILVAVDDIP
- a CDS encoding IS5 family transposase (programmed frameshift), whose amino-acid sequence is MAKPLVSDELWAVVAPLLPSRPPRPKGGRPPVDDRAALTGILFVLKSGIPWEMLPQEMGCGSGMTCWRRLRDWQSAGVWETLHHVLLDRLGKANAIDWSRAALDSASVPGKKGGRETGPNPTDRGKPGSKRHVVIDANGIPLAVTLSAANVHDSRMLEATVDAIPAIRQCAGRPRRRPAKLHADKGYDFSRCRRALRRRAIIPRIARRGIENSERLGRHRWKVERTLAWFARFRRISVRYERRIDIFAAFNHLAAALITFRFVERWLC
- a CDS encoding DUF2478 domain-containing protein, with the protein product MVPVTMPALRPGAVIHGPKAMTDTLLGDFAGELQRRGFKVAGLIQRNLGAGDDCACAMELVDMASGEVIRISQDLGAGSTSCRVDPAGIAEAGSRLRSALDGKPDLVVVNKFGALEKDGGGLADELLWAMAEGLPVLTSVAGRLVGEWLEFCGGHCDLLRPDPAALWQWWGGQRLYRDLLLGVVDRPVGRIVRSAHWMLVEGSDACGLARLPRGADQAGRPLEAYAERGLGNLAGLVQSTDLFEAAVGLAALNAHYNRPDLEAGGGNGLDAFAAEEGRVVCVGAFPDISRRMPHALVIDAQPAAGEYPAAAADFLLPGCAAAVITASTLANRSLPRLLDLARGSRVALAGPGTPLTPRLFSYGVEILAGFVVDDPDGMVRSLAEGATPRGFRTFGRQVTLRRPE
- a CDS encoding DUF1028 domain-containing protein translates to MTFSIVARCPRTCEVGIAAVTGMPGVGKLLTHAAPGAGAVATQGWINPYLGLDGLALLRGGRHDARQALDAIIAKDEDRDYRQVAMIDPAGKTAVWTGPECADHAGSVEGEGFSVQGNLLTGPDTLRACAEAFEAHHDADLAVRLLHGLEAGEQAGGDRRGSQSATIYVFATEEYPLWDIRVDFHREPLKELRKVFDRFAAELVPQIRDMPRRDNSHGRQSHRGYDGLS
- the mnmC gene encoding FAD-dependent 5-carboxymethylaminomethyl-2-thiouridine(34) oxidoreductase MnmC, which encodes MPKEPRRAVSVPSADRSPCAARNDGSSPWFTPPPPAAAPGRALVVGGGIAGAAAASALARRGWRVTLAERRGRVAAEASGNPAGIHMPRLVAGRSPERTFHAEAYLHGLRTLARLGPAVERSACGVLQLATDDRQAERHEAALRTPILPAGMVRAVGPGEAGELAGIPVRHGALWFPEAGWIDPATFARALLDGTAAVRLNTGIAELVHDGRLWHATGADGTALEPAEAVVLANSLDSRAFPQSAWLPLSPRRGQVTVLQATPRSAPLRCVISHGAYLLPAREGRHLIGATFDTVRDQVPAAAQEPEATDDARNLAETESLFPGLFQGTGTPTGRASLRAMTTDHLPLVGPVVDRDRFVDDFAGLRHGRPERSFAAAACHPGLWVMAGLGARGLVTAPLAGDLLAAQISGGPWPVDPDAASGLMAALHPVRFLVRELKKRRI
- a CDS encoding manganese catalase family protein, with amino-acid sequence MYYHDKRLQYPVRVETPDPLFARQLQQAIGGIEGEIRVCLQYFFQAWGARGPTTKYRDMLLHTATEEIGHIEMLATAVALNLESAPLSLQETAAESNPVVNAVMGGERPRHMVEGMLHKHLLSTGLAAFPGNSDGAPFDCSHVYASGNLAGDMFANVTAEATGRTLAVRLYNAAHDPGMKDMLSFLIARDTMHQQQWLAVIEELGGSAALPIPNSFDQSLEKQEYSYAFFGTDKDGTPPPAGRYTQGPSLDGKGQFSAVQAAPLGDEPVLGPARPSSGAQKEQM